A single Pedobacter sp. PACM 27299 DNA region contains:
- a CDS encoding SusC/RagA family TonB-linked outer membrane protein, whose product MKLYYITLLLLFCRIMTYAQGEIEVTGMVTDSHNKPIPGVTVVVKDRPGLGTMTNEAGVYKIKTGTYSTLIFSYLGYEKQEIQVAGKTRISIVLKESEASVLTDVVVTGTGLQKKVTVTGAITTVNVKDLRTPTGNITNALAGNVAGVIAMQGSGEPGNNRSEFWIRGISTFGANTAALVLVDGFERAFNEINVEDIESFSILKDASATAIYGSKGANGVVLITTKKGHAGKININAKTEYGYLTRTRTPEFVDGPAYASLVNEAKITRNQEPLYTDIELMLFKNGLDPDLYPNVNWQDVMLRDGANTYRAALNLDGGGSTVRYFVSGSYLEEEGMYKSDKSLKDYNTNANMSRSNYRANVDMDITKTTLLKLGVSGYLEKQNFPGLTSGIWNSLVGQSPVSTPVLYSNGLVPSYGTADRTNPWVLATQTGYREYWKNKNEINVTLEQKLDFITKGLQAIGRFAYDTNNDNNINRVKWPEQYNVERRRDRDGNLIMKRLSPERLMYQESNAWGERINMFETDLIYNTTINERHNIGALIKYNQREQRETSNVGGDIIKGIARRNMGVSGRVMYGYRDRYLAEFNFGYTGSENFKIGHQFGFFPAVSVGWNISEEAFLKKNLKWLDLFKVRYSYGEVGNDNFGNIRFPYLSDIRERPGYNFGESISPNYYPGLYYAQVASDQLTWEVAKKHNLGFDLNMLGNLFSFRIDVFKDTREKIFKQRQHLPDMVGVSSDPWANVGKMESQGFDGQFNINKRVNKVDFTFRGNVTYSKNKVLEFDEEANNLPYRMTQGFRYGQARGLIDLGLFQSYEEIRNSPKQMFGEYMPGDVKYKDVNGDGIINDDDVVPIGASRIPSLIYGFGFSVMWNGFDVNVHLQGAGSSSYFINGASVFPFVDGSWGNVLTEIGNPKNRWISQEISGDPATENPNAKYPRLSYGGNGNNYRASSYWLRDGAYLRLKNVELGYTLPSRFLSAIHMNKTRVYVMGYNLAVWDSLKIWDPELGSGSGMNYPISKTITLGLTMNF is encoded by the coding sequence TTTTTTCTTATCTGGGCTATGAAAAGCAAGAAATTCAAGTGGCTGGAAAAACCAGGATTTCTATTGTATTAAAAGAGAGTGAAGCCAGCGTGCTGACAGATGTGGTGGTGACGGGTACCGGACTTCAAAAAAAGGTGACGGTAACCGGGGCCATTACCACGGTGAATGTGAAGGACCTGCGCACACCAACAGGAAATATCACGAACGCCCTGGCAGGAAATGTGGCTGGAGTAATTGCCATGCAGGGTTCCGGGGAACCGGGAAATAACAGGTCCGAATTCTGGATTCGCGGAATTTCCACATTTGGTGCCAATACGGCTGCGCTTGTCCTGGTAGATGGATTTGAGCGTGCATTTAATGAGATTAATGTGGAAGATATTGAATCGTTTTCGATTCTGAAGGATGCTTCTGCGACGGCGATTTACGGTTCAAAAGGGGCGAATGGGGTAGTGCTCATTACTACCAAAAAGGGACATGCCGGAAAAATAAATATCAACGCTAAAACGGAGTACGGCTACCTGACCCGTACGCGGACACCAGAATTTGTAGATGGCCCGGCTTATGCCAGCCTGGTGAATGAGGCAAAGATCACCCGTAATCAGGAACCACTGTATACGGACATCGAGCTGATGCTTTTTAAAAATGGTCTTGATCCTGATCTATATCCGAATGTCAACTGGCAGGACGTCATGCTGCGTGACGGTGCAAATACTTACCGGGCAGCGCTGAACCTGGATGGTGGGGGCTCTACGGTACGTTATTTCGTGTCTGGAAGTTACCTGGAGGAAGAAGGAATGTATAAATCGGATAAATCACTGAAGGATTACAATACCAATGCGAACATGTCGAGGTCTAATTACCGGGCCAATGTAGACATGGACATTACGAAGACCACTTTATTGAAACTTGGCGTATCGGGCTACCTTGAAAAGCAGAATTTCCCGGGGCTGACTTCAGGCATTTGGAATTCCTTAGTGGGACAGTCGCCGGTATCCACTCCTGTGCTGTATTCCAATGGATTGGTGCCTTCTTATGGTACTGCAGATCGGACTAATCCATGGGTATTAGCTACCCAAACCGGATACCGTGAATATTGGAAAAACAAAAATGAGATCAATGTTACGCTGGAGCAGAAATTGGATTTCATCACCAAGGGCTTGCAGGCCATCGGGCGTTTTGCTTACGATACGAATAACGACAATAACATCAACCGGGTGAAATGGCCGGAACAATACAATGTAGAGCGCAGACGCGACAGAGATGGCAATTTAATCATGAAACGCTTGTCGCCGGAAAGGCTGATGTATCAGGAATCTAATGCCTGGGGAGAGCGGATCAATATGTTTGAAACCGACCTGATCTACAATACCACGATCAATGAAAGACATAACATCGGGGCTTTAATCAAGTACAACCAGCGCGAACAAAGGGAAACTTCTAACGTTGGCGGTGACATTATTAAGGGGATTGCCAGACGTAATATGGGGGTATCCGGCCGTGTGATGTATGGCTACAGAGACCGTTATTTAGCAGAATTTAACTTCGGTTATACTGGTTCTGAGAATTTTAAAATCGGACACCAGTTTGGGTTTTTTCCAGCAGTTTCTGTAGGCTGGAATATCTCTGAAGAAGCTTTCCTAAAGAAAAATCTGAAATGGCTGGACCTTTTTAAAGTCCGTTATTCCTACGGTGAAGTGGGGAATGATAATTTTGGCAACATTCGTTTTCCCTACCTGAGTGACATTAGGGAAAGACCAGGATATAATTTTGGCGAGAGCATCAGTCCGAATTATTATCCGGGATTGTATTATGCGCAGGTGGCCTCTGATCAGCTGACCTGGGAGGTGGCAAAGAAGCACAATCTGGGCTTCGACCTAAATATGCTAGGTAATTTATTCTCTTTCAGAATCGATGTTTTTAAGGATACCAGAGAGAAAATCTTTAAACAAAGACAGCATTTGCCCGACATGGTGGGGGTATCCAGTGACCCATGGGCAAATGTTGGAAAAATGGAGTCTCAAGGTTTTGACGGACAATTTAATATCAACAAACGCGTGAATAAAGTAGATTTTACCTTCCGTGGTAATGTCACTTATTCCAAAAATAAAGTATTGGAGTTCGATGAAGAGGCGAATAATTTACCTTACCGGATGACCCAGGGATTTCGTTATGGCCAGGCCAGGGGGCTGATAGATTTGGGTTTATTCCAGTCTTATGAAGAGATCAGGAACAGCCCAAAACAGATGTTTGGAGAGTATATGCCAGGCGATGTCAAGTACAAAGATGTGAACGGGGATGGAATTATCAACGATGATGATGTGGTCCCGATTGGAGCCTCACGCATTCCGAGTCTGATCTATGGATTTGGTTTTTCGGTGATGTGGAATGGCTTTGATGTGAACGTCCATTTACAAGGTGCCGGAAGCTCTTCTTATTTTATCAATGGGGCCAGTGTTTTTCCTTTTGTGGATGGAAGCTGGGGCAATGTGCTCACAGAGATCGGAAATCCTAAAAATCGTTGGATCTCTCAGGAAATCTCCGGGGATCCTGCCACTGAAAATCCAAATGCCAAATATCCGCGGCTGAGTTACGGTGGAAATGGAAACAATTACCGGGCATCTTCTTATTGGTTGAGAGATGGTGCTTACCTGCGCTTAAAGAATGTGGAGCTGGGTTATACCTTGCCTTCCCGTTTCCTGTCGGCCATCCATATGAACAAGACCAGGGTCTATGTGATGGGCTATAACCTTGCGGTTTGGGATAGCCTGAAAATCTGGGATCCGGAATTGGGAAGCGGAAGCGGTATGAATTACCCGATCTCAAAAACCATCACTTTAGGACTGACCATGAACTTTTAA